In Trifolium pratense cultivar HEN17-A07 linkage group LG7, ARS_RC_1.1, whole genome shotgun sequence, a genomic segment contains:
- the LOC123899799 gene encoding calcineurin subunit B isoform X1 translates to MTRQIHVYIYSHQKTNKSVPLVCGLYSQKHNTTQYEVEVEEDSHLSELMGSASSMLTQYDIEEVQEHCNHLFSQQEIVCLYQRFCQLDRNAKGFISSDEFLSIPEFVMNPLSQRLLKMVDGLNFKDFVAFLSAFSTKASAHQKIELIFKVYDSDRNGKVSFKDILEVLKDLSGSYMSDEQREEVLGQVLKEAGYSKDCYLTLDDFTKVLGHSGVKMDVEVPVD, encoded by the exons ATGACAAGGCAAATCCACGTGTATATATATTCACACCAAAAAACAAACAAGTCAGTTCCATTGGTGTGTGGTCTCTACTCTCaaaaacacaacacaacacaatacGAGGTCGAGGTCGAGGAGGACTCTCATCTCAG TGAATTGATGGGGAGTGCATCATCTATGCTAACTCAATATGATATTGAAGAAGTTCAAGAACACTGCAATCATTTAT TTTCTCAGCAGGAAATAGTGTGTTTGTATCAACGTTTTTGTCAACTTGACCGAAATGCTAAGGGCTTTATTTCATCTGATGAGTTCTTATCCATTCCTGAGTTTGTTATGAATCCACTTTCTCAG AGACTACTGAAGATGGTTGatggtttaaattttaaagacTTTGTGGCATTCTTGTCAGCATTTAGTACCAAAGCTAGTGCACACCAAAAAATTGAAC TTATTTTCAAAGTATATGATTCGGATCGTAACGGAAAGGTGTCTTTCAAAGACATCTTAGAAGTTCTAAAAGATTTGTCTGGTTCATACATGTCTGATGAGCAGAGAGAG GAAGTCCTAGGCCAAGTTCTCAAAGAAGCAGGATACTCAAAAGACTGCTACTTGACACTGGATGACTTCACTAAG GTTCTTGGCCATTCTGGTGTTAAAATGGATGTTGAGGTCCCTGTTGATTAA
- the LOC123899799 gene encoding calcineurin subunit B isoform X2, translated as MGSASSMLTQYDIEEVQEHCNHLFSQQEIVCLYQRFCQLDRNAKGFISSDEFLSIPEFVMNPLSQRLLKMVDGLNFKDFVAFLSAFSTKASAHQKIELIFKVYDSDRNGKVSFKDILEVLKDLSGSYMSDEQREEVLGQVLKEAGYSKDCYLTLDDFTKVLGHSGVKMDVEVPVD; from the exons ATGGGGAGTGCATCATCTATGCTAACTCAATATGATATTGAAGAAGTTCAAGAACACTGCAATCATTTAT TTTCTCAGCAGGAAATAGTGTGTTTGTATCAACGTTTTTGTCAACTTGACCGAAATGCTAAGGGCTTTATTTCATCTGATGAGTTCTTATCCATTCCTGAGTTTGTTATGAATCCACTTTCTCAG AGACTACTGAAGATGGTTGatggtttaaattttaaagacTTTGTGGCATTCTTGTCAGCATTTAGTACCAAAGCTAGTGCACACCAAAAAATTGAAC TTATTTTCAAAGTATATGATTCGGATCGTAACGGAAAGGTGTCTTTCAAAGACATCTTAGAAGTTCTAAAAGATTTGTCTGGTTCATACATGTCTGATGAGCAGAGAGAG GAAGTCCTAGGCCAAGTTCTCAAAGAAGCAGGATACTCAAAAGACTGCTACTTGACACTGGATGACTTCACTAAG GTTCTTGGCCATTCTGGTGTTAAAATGGATGTTGAGGTCCCTGTTGATTAA